The following proteins come from a genomic window of Malus domestica chromosome 02, GDT2T_hap1:
- the LOC139189699 gene encoding umecyanin-like, whose translation MVLAIAVATVATMSHTTAATEYVVGDDLGWTVPPGGAAYYVSWAANHSFVLNDALYFKFTEGEHTVAMVTKENFEICNTTNPILELQKPSIIGFTASDTLFYLHHRQPLR comes from the exons ATGGTTCTAGCTATAGCAGTGGCAACAGTAGCAACGATGTCACATACAACAGCAGCTACAGAGTATGTAGTTGGAGACGACTTGGGTTGGACTGTCCCGCCTGGCGGCGCTGCCTATTACGTTTCATGGGCTGCCAATCATAGCTTTGTACTTAACGATGCTCTAT ACTTCAAGTTTACAGAAGGAGAACATACCGTGGCTATGGTAACCAAGGAAAATTTCGAGATTTGCAACACCACAAATCCCATACTTGAACTTCAGAAGCCAAGTATAATTGGATTTACTGCGTCAGACACATTATTTTACCTGCACCATCGCCAGCCACTGCGCTGA
- the LOC103452119 gene encoding cucumber peeling cupredoxin-like — MVKTMNFGNVMVLAMTLAAVTMMLHTTEAAEYVVGDDLGWTVPPGGAASYASWAAKYSFVVDDILYFNFTEGEHTVALVTKENYEICNTTDPLFKLDGPSALQFLASDTFYFTCTFAGHCAGGQKVAVYIAPSANTPSPSPGVAPLAPPPAASLPFTFVSKKLGFRKV; from the exons ATGGTTAAAACCATGAATTTTGGGAATGTGATGGTTCTAGCTATGACATTGGCAGCAGTAACAATGATGTTGCATACAACAGAAGCTGCAGAGTATGTAGTAGGAGACGACTTGGGTTGGACTGTCCCGCCAGGCGGCGCTGCCAGTTACGCTTCGTGGGCTGCAAAGTATAGCTTTGTAGTTGACGATATTCTAT ACTTCAACTTCACAGAAGGAGAACATACAGTGGCCTTAGTAACCAAGGAGAATTATGAGATTTGCAACACCACAGATCCCTTGTTTAAACTCGATGGACCAAGTGCACTTCAATTTCTTGCGTCAGACACATTTTACTTCACATGCACCTTCGCCGGCCACTGCGCTGGAGGCCAAAAGGTTGCGGTTTATATCGCTCCCTCTGCAAACACTCCAAGTCCAAGTCCAGGTGTTGCTCCTCTTGCTCCTCCTCCTGCTGCGTCCCTGCCCTTCACATTTGTGTCCAAAAAACTTGGGTTCAGGAAAGTGTAA
- the LOC103452129 gene encoding mavicyanin-like yields the protein MVKTMNFGNVMVLAMALAAVSMMLHTTEAAEYVVGDDLGWTVPPGGAASYASWAAKYRFVVDDILYFNFTEGEHTVALVTKENYEICNTTDPWSKLDGPIALQFLASDTFYFTCTFAGHCAGGQKVAVYIAPSANTPSPSPGVAPLPPAAAASLPFTFVSKKLGFRKV from the exons ATGGTTAAAACCATGAATTTTGGGAATGTGATGGTTCTAGCTATGGCATTGGCGGCAGTATCAATGATGTTGCATACAACAGAAGCTGCAGAGTATGTAGTAGGAGACGACTTGGGTTGGACTGTCCCGCCAGGCGGCGCTGCCAGTTACGCTTCGTGGGCTGCAAAGTATAGGTTTGTAGTTGACGATATTCTat ACTTCAACTTCACAGAAGGAGAACATACTGTGGCTTTAGTAACCAAGGAGAATTATGAGATTTGCAACACCACAGATCCCTGGTCTAAACTCGATGGACCAATTGCACTTCAATTTCTTGCGTCAGACACATTTTACTTCACATGCACCTTCGCCGGCCACTGCGCTGGAGGCCAAAAGGTTGCGGTTTATATCGCTCCCTCTGCAAACACTCCAAGTCCAAGTCCAGGTGTTGCTCCTCTTCCTCCTGCTGCTGCTGCGTCCCTGCCCTTCACATTTGTGTCCAAAAAACTTGGGTTCAGGAAAGTGTAA